The following proteins come from a genomic window of Athalia rosae chromosome 1, iyAthRosa1.1, whole genome shotgun sequence:
- the LOC105691570 gene encoding choline/ethanolamine kinase isoform X1, which yields MGIKDKMSEQNPEMRETAARICRDYLHGAWKYVTADDIGFKRISGGLSNWLYKVELPEGAAPIRGEPRQVLLRLYGQVHGERALESLITESVIFTLLSERRLGPKLHGIFPGGRIEEYIPARPLLTKELADPSLSSLIAEKMADIHTMQIPISKEPTWLWDTMERWLDTAVDVLQNPGDEDTKLSGNINFLRSMDLTQEVTWLRSYITKEKHPVVFCHNDMQEGNILLKQNTKKPELVLIDFEYCSYNYRGFDLANHFVEWQYDYTAPEYPFFHNRGTAGPTKEQKLYFIQSYLRTLNKEGAAEEDRLMTEIKTFSLASHLFWGLWSIVNAKLSQIPFGYWDYAASRLKNYQKLKENAIGSGIDLVDTGAKRKITDMD from the exons ATGGGTATCAAAGACAAG ATGTCAGAACAGAATCCGGAAATGAGAGAGACAGCCGCACGAATTTGCCGTGATTACTTGCACGGTGCTTGGAAATACGTTACAGCTGATGATATTGGGTTTAAGCGGATCAG CGGTGGTTTGAGTAACTGGCTGTACAAAGTCGAATTACCAGAAGGAGCAGCGCCTATCCGAGGGGAGCCTCGTCAAGTGCTTCTGCGGTTGTACGGACAAGTCCATGGGGAGCGTGCTCTAGAAAGCTTGATTACAGAGTCTGTAATATTTACTCTTTTATCAGAGAGGCGACTGGGTCCAAAATTGCATGGCATATTTCCTGGTGGTAGAATTGAAGAGTATATTCCTGCGAGACCCTTGCTTACCAAAGAATTGGCAGATCCATCTCTTAGCAGTCTAATTGCAGAAAAAATGGCTGATATTCACACCATGCAAATTCCGATCAGCAAAGAGCCAACTTGGCTGTGGGACACCATGGAAAGATGGCTTGACACCGCTGTGGACGTTTTACAAAATCCTGGAGATGAGGACACCAAATTATCAGGCAACATTAATTTTTTGAGATCAATGGACTTGACGCAAGAAGTTACGTGGCTCAG atcTTATATAACAAAAGAAAAGCATCCTGTTGTCTTTTGCCATAACGATATGCAAGAGGGTAACATCCTGCTGAAACAAAATACTAAGAAGCCAGAACTGGTACTCATCGATTTTGAATACTGCTCGTATAACTACAGAGGATTCGATCTAGCCAACCACTTTGTAGAGTGGCAGTACGATTACACGGCACCAGAATATCCATTTTTCCATAATCGAGGAACTGCTGGGCCTACCAAGGAACAGAAG ctttatttcattcaaagtTATCTGAGGACACTGAACAAGGAGGGAGCTGCTGAAGAAGATCGTTTAATGACGGAAATCAAGACTTTTTCATTGGCAAGTCATCTCTTTTGGGGACTCTGGTCTATTGTTAATGCAAAGCTCTCTCAAATTCCGTTTGGCTACTGG GATTATGCTGCAAGCAGACTGAAAAATTACCAGAAACTGAAGGAAAATGCGATCGGATCCGGAATTGACCTTGTGGACACTGgagcaaaacgaaaaataactgACATGGACTGA
- the LOC105691575 gene encoding N-acetyltransferase family 8 member 3-like — MSHIIVIRSYKPSDNLECREIAKESVMSSINTAFVGNLVKEVTFELMILFAALLFIFCGIHFTICLLVVPVVVILTYISTYVSLTARSMEVAQEISNIPKFYLSNPFSGFWVAEAFEPNIMTSQPKDCYYSIMSENQLQESNIDVSLQSKRIIGTIGLTKSYRVGKSAWIKRLAVKHSYRRKGIGSCLLDTAVQFAINQGYGSVETIASEYTEGGREICLKKGFELKQMYHRHLIGSLITILMYELTYQIELPDTTTPPQISYIRSFKQR; from the exons ATGAGTCATATAATAGTAATTCGCAGCTACAAACCGAGCGACAATCTCGAATGTCGAGAAATAGCGAAGGAGAGTGTAATGTCATCTATAAATACCGCGTTCGTCGGTAATTTGGTTAAGGAAGTTACATTCGAACTAATGATATTATTTGCCGCactcttattcattttttgtggGATTCATTTCACCATCTGTCTGCTAGTAGTTCCTGTAGTTGTTATTTTGACCTATATATCAACCTATGTGTCGCTCACGGCTCGATCCATGGAGGTCGCACAAGAAATATCTAATATTCCGAA GTTCTACCTGTCAAATCCGTTTTCTGGATTTTGGGTGGCCGAAGCTTTTGAACCCAACATAATGACGAGCCAACCAAAAGATTGCTATTATTCCATAATGTCAGAAAATCAACTTCAGGAATCTAACATCGACGTGTCATTACAATCAAAACGAATTATTGGAACAATAGGGCTGACAAAAAGTTACAGAGTCGGCAAGAGTGCATGGATCAAAAGACTGGCAGTAAAGCATTCATATCGGAGGAAGGGAATTGGATCTTGTCTTCTTGATACTGCTGTCCAGTTTGCTATAAATCAAGGTTATGGTTCGGTAGAAACCATTGCGTCAGAATACACAGAGGGTGGAAGAGAAATATGCCTCAAAAAAGGGTTTGAGCTGAAGCAGATGTACCACAGGCACCTCATTGGCTCCCTGATTACCATTCTGATGTACGAATTGACTTACCAAATCGAACTACCAGATACAACAACTCCACCACAAATTTCATACATCAGATCATTCAAGCAACGCTAA
- the LOC105691569 gene encoding E3 ubiquitin-protein ligase RNF14-like isoform X2 — protein sequence MGDTERQKDELASLAEIYTPDEFCYTADKDLCGRMECILTGTLTLPDKLLEIEYLNLNLQHRCPTLPYLRFFVRHLPPATLYINFPSNYPSVNPPEYRMSVTWLPMWEISKICQKLDELWLDHKGNEILFIWMEFLKHELLSLLGIQQCLDISFLFTAFEEPNDYLKSDLSQLSDPRASNDNMFLNPEEYLVRYDSTYHQIDFQNSFHACKICFEEFSGRECLEFHNCEHVCCKNCAKTYIITKINEGQISSIPCPEHMCNTEITPEKIRELIAFDLYQRYECLLLQITLDSMSDIIYCPRLKCQYPVTKDGDKTLASCANCLYNFCIYCRKVYHGVAPCVMSSHDQKKLIEEYKVANREQRKLLEKKYGQKQLQIVVEKYLTNSYLKENTKQCPNCKAYTTKIDGCNKMICAYCQAYFCWLCREHLVGENPYKHFNDSVNACYQRLFEGVDLGNEGFEDIPEEV from the exons ATG GGTGATACAGAGAGGCAGAAGGACGAACTTGCATCGCTGGCTGAGATTTATACCCCGGACGAGTTTTGCTACACTGCAGACAAAGATCTGTGCGGTCGAATGGAGTGTATATTGACAGGAACGCTCACGCTACCAGATAAGCTCCTGGAAATCGAATATCTAAATCTAAATTTACAGCACAGATGTCCAACGCTACCCTATCTGAGGTTTTTTGTACGACATCTACCACCCGCCACTCTCTACATTAATTTTCCATCCAACTATCCGTCAGTAAATCCCCCAGAGTACCGAATGTCTGTTACTTGGCTACCGATGTGGGAGATTTCTAAAATTTGTCAAAAGCTTGACGAACTGTGGCTAGATCATAAAGGGAATGAAATTCTGTTCATTTGGATGGAGTTTCTAAAACATGAGCTGCTTAGTTTGTTGGGTATCCAACAATGTCTTGATATATCGTTTCTTTTCACGGCATTTGAAGAACCCAACGATTACTTAAAGTCCGACTTGAGCCAACTGTCTGACCCACGAGCCTCAAACGATAATATGTTTTTGAATCCTGAGGAATACCTGGTTAGGTATGACTCAACTTATCACCAAATCGACTTCCAAAATAGTTTTCATGCCTGCAAAATTTgcttcgaggaattttcaggCAGGGAATGTCTTGAGTTCCATAATTGTGAACACGTTTGTTGTAAGAATTGCGCTAAAACATACATAATCACCAAAATCAACGAGGGCCAAATCAGCAGTATCCCCTGTCCTGAGCACATGTGCAATACGGAGATAACCCCTGAAAAAATACGGGAACTCATTGCCTTTGATCTCTACCAGAGGTATGAATGTCTCCTCTTGCAAATAACTTTGGATTCAATGAGTGACATCATCTACTGCCCACGTCTGAAATGTCAGTATCCTGTTACAAAAGATGGAGATAAAACGTTGGCTAGTTGCGCCAATTGTCTTTATAATTTCTGCATTTATTGCCGCAAG GTGTATCATGGCGTTGCCCCATGTGTTATGAGTTCCCACGaccagaaaaaattaattgaggaATACAAAGTGGCAAATCGAGAACAAAGAAAacttctggaaaaaaaatatggacaaAAGCAGCTGCAAattgtcgttgaaaaataccTCACCAACTCGTATTTGAAG GAGAATACAAAGCAATGCCCAAATTGCAAGGCCTATACAACTAAGATCGACGGTTGCAACAAGATGATATGTGCCTACTGCCAAGCCTACTTCTGCTGGCTCTGCAGAGAACATTTAGTTGGGGAAAACCCCTACAAGCACTTCAATGATTCAGTGAACGCATGTTACCAACGCCTGTTTGAAGGTGTTGATTTGGGTAATGAAGGTTTTGAGGATATCCCTGAGGAGGTATAA
- the LOC105691569 gene encoding E3 ubiquitin-protein ligase RNF14-like isoform X1 — translation MSLFSGDLYIVVEMIDKLRVEKGDTERQKDELASLAEIYTPDEFCYTADKDLCGRMECILTGTLTLPDKLLEIEYLNLNLQHRCPTLPYLRFFVRHLPPATLYINFPSNYPSVNPPEYRMSVTWLPMWEISKICQKLDELWLDHKGNEILFIWMEFLKHELLSLLGIQQCLDISFLFTAFEEPNDYLKSDLSQLSDPRASNDNMFLNPEEYLVRYDSTYHQIDFQNSFHACKICFEEFSGRECLEFHNCEHVCCKNCAKTYIITKINEGQISSIPCPEHMCNTEITPEKIRELIAFDLYQRYECLLLQITLDSMSDIIYCPRLKCQYPVTKDGDKTLASCANCLYNFCIYCRKVYHGVAPCVMSSHDQKKLIEEYKVANREQRKLLEKKYGQKQLQIVVEKYLTNSYLKENTKQCPNCKAYTTKIDGCNKMICAYCQAYFCWLCREHLVGENPYKHFNDSVNACYQRLFEGVDLGNEGFEDIPEEV, via the exons aTGAGCTTATTCTCAGGTGATTTATACATTGTAGTTGAAATGATTGATAAATTGCGTGTTGAAAAGGGTGATACAGAGAGGCAGAAGGACGAACTTGCATCGCTGGCTGAGATTTATACCCCGGACGAGTTTTGCTACACTGCAGACAAAGATCTGTGCGGTCGAATGGAGTGTATATTGACAGGAACGCTCACGCTACCAGATAAGCTCCTGGAAATCGAATATCTAAATCTAAATTTACAGCACAGATGTCCAACGCTACCCTATCTGAGGTTTTTTGTACGACATCTACCACCCGCCACTCTCTACATTAATTTTCCATCCAACTATCCGTCAGTAAATCCCCCAGAGTACCGAATGTCTGTTACTTGGCTACCGATGTGGGAGATTTCTAAAATTTGTCAAAAGCTTGACGAACTGTGGCTAGATCATAAAGGGAATGAAATTCTGTTCATTTGGATGGAGTTTCTAAAACATGAGCTGCTTAGTTTGTTGGGTATCCAACAATGTCTTGATATATCGTTTCTTTTCACGGCATTTGAAGAACCCAACGATTACTTAAAGTCCGACTTGAGCCAACTGTCTGACCCACGAGCCTCAAACGATAATATGTTTTTGAATCCTGAGGAATACCTGGTTAGGTATGACTCAACTTATCACCAAATCGACTTCCAAAATAGTTTTCATGCCTGCAAAATTTgcttcgaggaattttcaggCAGGGAATGTCTTGAGTTCCATAATTGTGAACACGTTTGTTGTAAGAATTGCGCTAAAACATACATAATCACCAAAATCAACGAGGGCCAAATCAGCAGTATCCCCTGTCCTGAGCACATGTGCAATACGGAGATAACCCCTGAAAAAATACGGGAACTCATTGCCTTTGATCTCTACCAGAGGTATGAATGTCTCCTCTTGCAAATAACTTTGGATTCAATGAGTGACATCATCTACTGCCCACGTCTGAAATGTCAGTATCCTGTTACAAAAGATGGAGATAAAACGTTGGCTAGTTGCGCCAATTGTCTTTATAATTTCTGCATTTATTGCCGCAAG GTGTATCATGGCGTTGCCCCATGTGTTATGAGTTCCCACGaccagaaaaaattaattgaggaATACAAAGTGGCAAATCGAGAACAAAGAAAacttctggaaaaaaaatatggacaaAAGCAGCTGCAAattgtcgttgaaaaataccTCACCAACTCGTATTTGAAG GAGAATACAAAGCAATGCCCAAATTGCAAGGCCTATACAACTAAGATCGACGGTTGCAACAAGATGATATGTGCCTACTGCCAAGCCTACTTCTGCTGGCTCTGCAGAGAACATTTAGTTGGGGAAAACCCCTACAAGCACTTCAATGATTCAGTGAACGCATGTTACCAACGCCTGTTTGAAGGTGTTGATTTGGGTAATGAAGGTTTTGAGGATATCCCTGAGGAGGTATAA
- the LOC105691570 gene encoding choline/ethanolamine kinase isoform X3: MGIKDKMSEQNPEMRETAARICRDYLHGAWKYVTADDIGFKRISGGLSNWLYKVELPEGAAPIRGEPRQVLLRLYGQVHGERALESLITESVIFTLLSERRLGPKLHGIFPGEKMADIHTMQIPISKEPTWLWDTMERWLDTAVDVLQNPGDEDTKLSGNINFLRSMDLTQEVTWLRSYITKEKHPVVFCHNDMQEGNILLKQNTKKPELVLIDFEYCSYNYRGFDLANHFVEWQYDYTAPEYPFFHNRGTAGPTKEQKLYFIQSYLRTLNKEGAAEEDRLMTEIKTFSLASHLFWGLWSIVNAKLSQIPFGYWDYAASRLKNYQKLKENAIGSGIDLVDTGAKRKITDMD; encoded by the exons ATGGGTATCAAAGACAAG ATGTCAGAACAGAATCCGGAAATGAGAGAGACAGCCGCACGAATTTGCCGTGATTACTTGCACGGTGCTTGGAAATACGTTACAGCTGATGATATTGGGTTTAAGCGGATCAG CGGTGGTTTGAGTAACTGGCTGTACAAAGTCGAATTACCAGAAGGAGCAGCGCCTATCCGAGGGGAGCCTCGTCAAGTGCTTCTGCGGTTGTACGGACAAGTCCATGGGGAGCGTGCTCTAGAAAGCTTGATTACAGAGTCTGTAATATTTACTCTTTTATCAGAGAGGCGACTGGGTCCAAAATTGCATGGCATATTTCCTGGTG AAAAAATGGCTGATATTCACACCATGCAAATTCCGATCAGCAAAGAGCCAACTTGGCTGTGGGACACCATGGAAAGATGGCTTGACACCGCTGTGGACGTTTTACAAAATCCTGGAGATGAGGACACCAAATTATCAGGCAACATTAATTTTTTGAGATCAATGGACTTGACGCAAGAAGTTACGTGGCTCAG atcTTATATAACAAAAGAAAAGCATCCTGTTGTCTTTTGCCATAACGATATGCAAGAGGGTAACATCCTGCTGAAACAAAATACTAAGAAGCCAGAACTGGTACTCATCGATTTTGAATACTGCTCGTATAACTACAGAGGATTCGATCTAGCCAACCACTTTGTAGAGTGGCAGTACGATTACACGGCACCAGAATATCCATTTTTCCATAATCGAGGAACTGCTGGGCCTACCAAGGAACAGAAG ctttatttcattcaaagtTATCTGAGGACACTGAACAAGGAGGGAGCTGCTGAAGAAGATCGTTTAATGACGGAAATCAAGACTTTTTCATTGGCAAGTCATCTCTTTTGGGGACTCTGGTCTATTGTTAATGCAAAGCTCTCTCAAATTCCGTTTGGCTACTGG GATTATGCTGCAAGCAGACTGAAAAATTACCAGAAACTGAAGGAAAATGCGATCGGATCCGGAATTGACCTTGTGGACACTGgagcaaaacgaaaaataactgACATGGACTGA
- the LOC105691574 gene encoding L-galactose dehydrogenase-like isoform X7 produces MYMLPPTYVEGFHDLDAVKSMEYRPLGSTGMVVSKLSFGGGALGTHYGSFDDAEAIRAIREAIKMGINFIDTAPWYGQGKSETLIGQAVKGIPRQAYYLATKVGRYEPDFKHMFNFSAEATRKSLKKSLELLGVDYVDVIQVHDIEFAPSLDIILSQTLPELSKQVVNGKAKHIGVTGYPVSKLKEFIEKSDINVQTILSYARLTLIDDTLPNYIPFFKKQGIGIINAAVTAMGLLTNSGPPLWHPADANIKELCLQVTTYCKERDVQLGKLAVWYSMQFDDVATNLIGMQSIEMLNTNLDVMLNGITQSEKQVLSEIEEKYFSKLGKNHWEGMELEVYWKALNALF; encoded by the exons ATGCTTCCGCCAACTTATGTCGAGGGTTTCCATGACCTGGATGCGGTCAAGAGTATGGAATATAGACCCTTGGGAAGTACTGGCATGGTGGTCAGCAAATTATCTTTTGGTGGCGGCGCACTCGGAACTCATTATGG GTCATTTGATGATGCTGAAGCTATAAGGGCAATCAGAGAAGCCATCAAAATGggtatcaattttatagacacAGCACCATGGTATGGTCAGGGAAAATCAGAGACATTAATTGGTCAA GCAGTGAAAGGGATTCCGAGGCAAGCGTATTACCTCGCGACTAAAGTCGGAAGATATGAGCCGGATTTCAAACACATGTTCAATTTCTCTGCAGAAGCAACTAgaaagagtttgaaaaaaagtctgGAACTACTTGGGGTTGATTATGTAGACGTCATTCAG GTACATGACATTGAATTTGCACCGTCACTAGACATTATTTTGTCCCAAACCTTACCAGAACTCTCCAAGCAAGTTGTGAATGGAAAGGCGAAGCACATCGGTGTCACTGGCTACCCAGTTTCAAAACTGAAGgagtttattgaaaaaagcgATATTAATGTTCAGACGATATTAAGCTATGCCAGATTGACGCTCATTGACGATACTCTTCCAAACTACATACCTTTTTTTAAG AAACAGGGTATAGGAATTATTAACGCTGCAGTTACAGCCATGGGTTTACTGACTAACAGTGGTCCACCTTTATGGCATCCAGCCGACGCAAACATCAAAGAACTATGTTTGCAGGTCACAACATATTGCAAG GAGCGCGATGTTCAATTGGGTAAGCTCGCTGTGTGGTATTCTATGCAGTTCGATGACGTTGCCACAAACTTAATAGGAATGCAAAGCATTGAAATGCTGAACACTAATCTTGATGTTATGCTAAATGGCATCACACAAAGTGAAAAGCAAGTACTGTCTGAAATAGAGGAGAA ATACTTTTCCAAGTTGGGCAAAAACCATTGGGAAGGAATGGAGCTTGAAGTTTACTGGAAAGCACTGAACGCTCT TTTCTAG
- the LOC105691570 gene encoding choline/ethanolamine kinase isoform X2, with amino-acid sequence MSEQNPEMRETAARICRDYLHGAWKYVTADDIGFKRISGGLSNWLYKVELPEGAAPIRGEPRQVLLRLYGQVHGERALESLITESVIFTLLSERRLGPKLHGIFPGGRIEEYIPARPLLTKELADPSLSSLIAEKMADIHTMQIPISKEPTWLWDTMERWLDTAVDVLQNPGDEDTKLSGNINFLRSMDLTQEVTWLRSYITKEKHPVVFCHNDMQEGNILLKQNTKKPELVLIDFEYCSYNYRGFDLANHFVEWQYDYTAPEYPFFHNRGTAGPTKEQKLYFIQSYLRTLNKEGAAEEDRLMTEIKTFSLASHLFWGLWSIVNAKLSQIPFGYWDYAASRLKNYQKLKENAIGSGIDLVDTGAKRKITDMD; translated from the exons ATGTCAGAACAGAATCCGGAAATGAGAGAGACAGCCGCACGAATTTGCCGTGATTACTTGCACGGTGCTTGGAAATACGTTACAGCTGATGATATTGGGTTTAAGCGGATCAG CGGTGGTTTGAGTAACTGGCTGTACAAAGTCGAATTACCAGAAGGAGCAGCGCCTATCCGAGGGGAGCCTCGTCAAGTGCTTCTGCGGTTGTACGGACAAGTCCATGGGGAGCGTGCTCTAGAAAGCTTGATTACAGAGTCTGTAATATTTACTCTTTTATCAGAGAGGCGACTGGGTCCAAAATTGCATGGCATATTTCCTGGTGGTAGAATTGAAGAGTATATTCCTGCGAGACCCTTGCTTACCAAAGAATTGGCAGATCCATCTCTTAGCAGTCTAATTGCAGAAAAAATGGCTGATATTCACACCATGCAAATTCCGATCAGCAAAGAGCCAACTTGGCTGTGGGACACCATGGAAAGATGGCTTGACACCGCTGTGGACGTTTTACAAAATCCTGGAGATGAGGACACCAAATTATCAGGCAACATTAATTTTTTGAGATCAATGGACTTGACGCAAGAAGTTACGTGGCTCAG atcTTATATAACAAAAGAAAAGCATCCTGTTGTCTTTTGCCATAACGATATGCAAGAGGGTAACATCCTGCTGAAACAAAATACTAAGAAGCCAGAACTGGTACTCATCGATTTTGAATACTGCTCGTATAACTACAGAGGATTCGATCTAGCCAACCACTTTGTAGAGTGGCAGTACGATTACACGGCACCAGAATATCCATTTTTCCATAATCGAGGAACTGCTGGGCCTACCAAGGAACAGAAG ctttatttcattcaaagtTATCTGAGGACACTGAACAAGGAGGGAGCTGCTGAAGAAGATCGTTTAATGACGGAAATCAAGACTTTTTCATTGGCAAGTCATCTCTTTTGGGGACTCTGGTCTATTGTTAATGCAAAGCTCTCTCAAATTCCGTTTGGCTACTGG GATTATGCTGCAAGCAGACTGAAAAATTACCAGAAACTGAAGGAAAATGCGATCGGATCCGGAATTGACCTTGTGGACACTGgagcaaaacgaaaaataactgACATGGACTGA